One window of Hippoglossus stenolepis isolate QCI-W04-F060 chromosome 1, HSTE1.2, whole genome shotgun sequence genomic DNA carries:
- the LOC124851929 gene encoding NLR family CARD domain-containing protein 3-like: protein RTLLNRIYTELYITEGQSEEVNTQHEVRQLETASKMKSLHDTPIKCHDIFKALTDQQSSIRVVLTNGVAGVGKTFSVQKFTLDWAEGLENQDVGLLTVLSFRELNLVKDQQHSLLTLLRVFHPALQKLTAETLAVCKPLFIFDGLDESRPSLDFNHRELVSDVTQRSSVNVLLTNLIRGNLLPSALVWITSRPAAANQIPPACVDRVTEVRGFTDAQKEEYFRRRFSDEELCSRIISHIKTSRSLHIMCQIPVFCWISATVLEHMLTTDQRGELPKTLTDLYSHFLLVQTKRKNNKYGEGHETTPQQLTRADRDVLLKLGRLALKHLEEGNIMFYQEDLERCGLNVPEASVYSGVCTEIFRRECVIFQKSVYCFVHLSVQEFLAAVYMFHCYTKRNTEELNNFLGTYWKTQSTFSLDDLLKRTMNKSLTSENGHLDLFVRFLHGLSLESNQRVLGGLLGRTENNPEIIQRVITNLKKMKSDDISPDRSINIFHCLTEMNDHSVHQQMQQFLTSKDRSKKLSIIHCSALAYMLQMSEEVLDELDLNKFNTSYQGRWRLIPAVRNCRKAQLGGCDLSETHCEVVASALVHSSCVLSFSAPELRQIITLNPSDPSTVSRD, encoded by the exons agaaccctcctcaacaggatctacactgagctctacatcacagagggacagagtgaagaggttaatactcaacatgaggtgaggcagcttgagacggcttccaagatgaagagcctccacgacactcccatcaagtgccacgacatctttaaagccttaactgaccagcagagcagcatcagagtcgtcctgaccaacggcgtcgctggcgttggaaaaaccttctcggtgcagaagttcactctggactgggcagagggtttagaaaaccaagatgtgggtctgctgactgtgctttcgttcagggagctgaacctggtgaaagaccagcagcacagtcttctcacgctgctccgtgttttccatccagcgttacagaagctcacggcagagacgctcgctgtctgtaaacctttgttcatctttgacggcctggatgaaagcagaccttctctggacttcaaccacagggagcttgtgtctgatgtcacacagaggtcatcagtcaacgtgctgctgacaaacctcatccgggggaatctgcttccctcggctctcgtctggataacctccagacctgcggcggccaatcagatccctcctgcatgtgttgacagggtcacagaagtacgaggcttcactgacgcccagaaggaggagtacttcaggaggagattcagtgatgaagagctgtgcagcagaatcatctcacacatcaagacgtccaggagcctccacatcatgtgtcaaatcccagtcttctgctggatcagtgctacagttctggagcacatgttgaccacagaccagagaggagagctgcccaagaccctgactgacctgtactcacacttcctgctggttcagacaaagaggaagaacaacaagtacggtgagggacatgagacgactccacagcagctgacgagggctgacagggacgttctcctgaagctggggaggctggcacttaaacatctggaggaaggaaacatcatgttctaccaagaagacctggagcggtgtggtcttaatgtcccagaggcctcagtgtactcaggagtttgtactgagatcttcagaagagagtgtgtgatcttccagaaatcagtctactgctttgttcatctgagcgttcaggagtttctggctgcagtctacatgttccactgttacaccaagaggaacacagaagaactcaacaacttccTGGGAACATATTGGAAAACACAAAGTACcttctccctggatgacctcctgaagagaaccatgaaTAAATCCCTCACCAGTgaaaatggtcatctggacctgtttgttcgcttccttcacggcctcagtctggagtccaaccagagagtcttaggaggcctgctgggtcggacagagaacaatccagagatcatccagagagtcatcaccaacctgaagaagatgaagagtgatgacatttctcctgacagaagcatcaacatcttccactgtctgactgagatgaacgaccattcagttcatcagcagatgcaacagttcctgacgtcaAAGGACAGATCCAAGAAACTCTCTAtcatccactgctcagctctggcctacatgctgcagatgtcagaggaggttctggatgagttggacctgaaTAAGTTCAACACATCATACCAGGGTCGAtggagactgatcccagctgtgaggaactgcaggaaggctca actcggtGGTTGTGacctctcagagactcactgtgaagtcgtggcctcagctc